A segment of the Amia ocellicauda isolate fAmiCal2 chromosome 5, fAmiCal2.hap1, whole genome shotgun sequence genome:
GGGCCCCTATCAGGACCAGCCTTCGATATGCCTGATTTCTTAACGTTGCAAAGAAGCGCCAGTATTTGACATTAGCGTGATACACTGGCCGACCGACACCCCGTTACACTGACAGATATTAGTATTGACACACAAATCAAGAGTGCACTGACATTGAGAGCTGAACATGTGAGTCTGCCTTACTGTAACACTGCGTGAGTGTGAACACATCTGGGGAAAACAAGTGCTCCTGCTCACTGAATCAGACAGGATTTCTTACATGAAAGTCACTATATAAATACGGTATTATtattccccccccaaaaaattgcATTAATTGCCTGGGCTCATTAAAAAAATCAGATTTAGATATGAAGGCATTTATATGCATTGGAatgaataaacacatacactctAAACCATGCGCAATGTGATGCACTTGTGTGGCAAAACATATCGAGTATGAGTCTGAGTGTATTTTTTTCAGGCGAACGCAGCGACCCTCCCTGCTCTGCCTGAGTGTTGCTCTGCCGGGTCCTGTATGCGAGCCCGTGCGGGGCTGTGCCGGAGACCCCGCGCTGCCTGCACCTCTACCGTCTCGGGTGAGTTTGTTACAATGTAGCGATTTCTCTATAAATCTCTATAACTCGAATACAGCCGCAACATCGCCACGCCGCCCGCGTACCGCAAACCCCGCACCTCACTGTCCGCAAAATACCAAGGGCCCCGCAAGGCGGAACCGGGGGGGAGAATTAACTGCGAAATTCCCAAAcataacccccacccccccttctctctctctctctcgctctctctctctctcttctccagcCCCGGTCCCAGAGTATTCCAACATTAACTCAGTATTTGGACGCAGTTTGCATTGGAGGAGCCAGATCCAGAGTACAAAATGAGAATAACAAACAAGTTCGCAGGTTTATTTGAAAGGTGTGCTCATGTGTGCGAGGCTCGAACTTCAGCGTTGTCGTCTGTTGCCTGGCCGGCTGCTCAGTGCTGGTTTGCAGTGTTGTGTATTGCCAAGTGTGTAATACGGgtttatatacatgtacatcCATGCACAGGTCCGTGCCACTGTGTCCTCCCTGTCGGTGTGGGTGTCTGTTCCCGCACTGAGGAAATGTCACCGCGTTCAGAGAGAGCAGGCGAAACCGGAGGGAGGGTGGAAGAGACCAGACAGGAGTTTGCCCCAGTACAAATGTCGGGTTGTGTATAGTGCTGTTGTTGCCGCCGCTGCTGCTTGTTGTTTtgatcccccccccctcctttgTTGAatcccctcctctccctctgtctcccaacccaacccaaacacacacacactcactcttcccctctctttctttctccctcctTCGGCCGCTCAGAATTAAGTTAAACAGAATTCAATTAGCTAACAGACACAGGCGAAGGGCTGCGGTCTGGGGGAGCTTGGGAGGCGGCAACGGCAggaagtttgttgttgttgttgttgttgttgtgggtgtgtgggtggggAGGTGGATCCCCTACTATAGGACATCTCTTTGGGATTTAAAAGACAAGTGTAGAAAAACAGGGTAGTGTAGTGGTATCAGTGGGCTCTGAGGTTGCCTGTGCCACTGTATACATTGAGCATTGTCGTGGTACCCTGAGTGTGTGTTTTCATCTTGGtaactttgttgttgttgaagttGTGGAGACGTACGCTGAAGTCTGTAGCGTGTTACTTTTTTGTCAGTGTTACTGTGTTTACTATGGGCCACCCTTGGTGTTCATTCATTGCTTATGGTGCCACCCCCACAGTATATATACTGTGGTGAACAGCAGCTGTGCGTGTGTGAGGGGCTCTTGGTTTTCCACGTattgtccagtccagtccagtccagctggTTGTGTGGGCTGAGTgttctggtcttggtctgtggTGCTGGAGGCGCTGTAGGATTCTTCGCTCTCTTGTCAGTCTTGAATGGGTAAAAAGCTGCTGGAATAAACACTGCAAGAGATGTAATATTGAGCAATGAAGCCCAGGAACTGCAAGTGTTTATCAAAGGTTTGGGTGGATTTCACACACAGAGATGTGCGGAGCGAGAGACTCACAGAGACGAGATCTGCACGCACTTTCCCCTGCAGGGTGTCATTATTTCGGAGTCTGCGATTTGCTGAGAGCTTGTGTGTGTTAACCGAGGCACTCCTTAGAGGTGCCTGTCACACACtggttaattggttaattggttgattttgttttttgtgaggCTGAATGCTTCACAGCTGTTGtttattataattcatttttggttttaattattttatttttgatttctctctttctctccatccTTCTCCCTATAATAAAGCTGTACATTATGCTGCTGGACAGTTCATTGAATAATGACTTAATTACATAATGGGCAATAGAAGCAGGAGCTTCAAAGACAATCAGTACAGGACCCAAGCTGGAGACCAGCATCTCAGTTACTTAAGGGAAGCAATTATTGGCTTAGTTAGACTGACATGATCTTTAGCCACTTAGAAAACATGTAAGACTGTAGCTGTCCAGGACCAAGGCTGGAGACTCTACTGTACTGTCCTGCGTCTCTCCAGAACCAGGAGCCAGAGacccctgctgtactgtactgtagctcttcaggaccagggctggagaccctgctgtagtTCAGTGCAGATCTGATGGGATGGTGTCAGTCTCAAgaccaggggtggctaaccctggtcctggagagccgcaatcctgcaggatttccaggtctctctaaattaccaatGAATGGATACcctgaacacagggacattttgcataattaagacccacaattggttcatttaagcagttaacgatctggatagaacaaaagcCTGTAGACCCTGCGGCTCTCCAGAACCAAGGTTAGCAACCCCTGCTCTAGACCATCATCTCCCTCGTTCCACTGGGGGTGTCAGGCTAAACTGAGCTTCACCTGCAGTGCTGAAGCAGAAGGGAGTTTGTTGGGCCCTTTACCTGATGTTCTGCCTGAATTGTGACCTGTGCTGTACCTGCCACATATGTGCTCTACCTGCCATACCTCCTTCCTGACCTGTGCTCTTCTGATGTTGTTTACAGTTGACATGGATGATGAAGATGGCAGGTGCTTGCTAGATGTAATTTGGTGAGTTTCTTGCATTCTCTTCACCTCTTTCCCACAGATGTCCTAAGCAAATGTCATCCAGCAGGGACCTACCCAGGTGAACACAGTTATTAAAGACACAGCTGACCCATGTCCCCTGAAACAGGCCCGTTTAGTCAAGGATTACTGTTAGACCCTCATtataaaaagtttatttgttGTTACCCCGAATAATCAtccctcactcactcagtcTATCTCTCACTTCCACAGCGACCCAGAGGCACTCAATGATTTTCTACACGGATCAGAAACACATGTGAGTAGAGGGAAGGGGGgagaagacagacagagacacagacaaacagatagtcttttctcttcttttacTCATCTATTCTCTCTCCCACTCACTGgtccactccctctctctctctctccctccctcatctctccctctccctccctccctttggTTCTGTGGGGATTACTCAGTATCTTGTGATTCctgattaatatttttgttttgatttgttcttgATCTTGAATCAATCACAAAGCACTAATTTAGTATttgctgtctttcttttctctgtctgtctgtgctaaTACCCCCCCATCTCCGTACTCTTCTTATACTTTCTTGCGTGTGTTTTCttcgccctctctctctgtccctgtgtgtgtctctgtctgtctgttctgCTGTCGGTCTGTCTTTGTGTGCATGTCTCTTCTccttatctatctgtctgtttcTATCACTCCCTGGATCTCTCTTTGCCTGTCCCTCCGTCTATCtgtcccgtgtgtgtgtgtgcatgcatgggtgtatgtatgtctgtctgtctgtagctgGACAGTGATGACCTGTTGGATGGCTCCGCTGACCCCTCCAGCTCCTTCTTCTCCAGCTCTGGGGTGAGTGTGAACGCTATAAGTGTGAACGCTAGCTCCTCtcctttcaagattttaattgaTCACATCCCCTCCATCATCTgtcatcctcctcttcctcccatGCCTTCCCACtcacccctcctctctctctctctctctctttcagtaaGTGTCATTGTCTCAgagcagtgttaatgtactgcagCGTCCAGGCAATTTCTGGATTAACTTTGTCCCTTTCCCTCCCTTCCTGTTTTGTCCCTCCTTCTCACCCTCTTCCCCTCCCTTTCCCTTTCCTTCCCCATCTCTGCCCTCTCCCTCCCTATCTCTCTCAGGGCCATGTCCCTGAGCCCCAGGCAACCACTCAGCTGTCAGTCAGCGAGCCGCCCGGGGTGGCCAGCGGCAGTGTGGACCTGGACTTCCTGGAAGATGATGACATCCTGGGTGGGTCGCCAAGTGGAGCTGGAGGGGGCGGGGCAGGAGGCGgaacaggggccaatggcagtaATGGCACCATGGCGACATCCAATCACGAGCAGCCGTGCGATATATTGCAGCAGAGCCTGGCTGAGGCTAACATCACCGAGCAGAGCCTGCAGGAGTCTGAGGAGCTGGACCTGGGTGCCTTTGGCCTTCCAACGCTCACACAGGTGGTACAAACCTTGCCCGACCCCACACTGGTGACAGGGGTAGGGGTAGGAGGTCAGATCTACCCTGGCAGCTCCACAGCCCCGCCTATCAACCCtgcacaacagcagcaacagacACCCACCCAGGGTACTGCCACCTCTGCCCAGGACCTGATCGGGCCAGTTCTGACTCACCCCGGCCTGCAGCTCAACAAAACCATCAGTGTTCAGCCCTTCATGCAGCAGGTCGGTCTTGGCAATGTCACTCTGCAGCCTCTCTCTGGGCTCCAGGCGCTGTCCAATGGGGCCCAGGGGGGGCACCTGGGTGCCATCGGGCAGATCCAGGTAGTTAGCCAGCCTGCTACCGTCATGACTATCAACCCCTCTGGTCAGCCCATCCTTGCCAAGGCTGTCGGGGGGTATCAGTTGCACCAGGCTGCCCCAGACACAGGAAGCGGTGGCGGGCAGGGAGGGCCGGGTGGCCCGGGGACAGCTGGGCTGTTGATACAGGGCAAGACTCTGGGGTCTCCTGCGCTGAATGGGGgcagcagtagtagcagcagtagcaCGAGTAGCAGTGGGAATGTGGGGGGCACCAGTTCGGGGGGGTTGGTAGGGTTTGGGGCCTCTGCCCTCAGTGCTGGCATTGCGGCCCCCCAGCAGGGACACATCATGCAGAACGTCATCATCCAGCGCACTCCCACCCCCATACAACCCAAGCCAGCgcagggagggggggtggggctGGGGATTGGAGTGGGCATGGGCATGGGGGGGGTCATCCAGCAGAAGCTATATCAGATCTCCCCCAAGCCCCAGTACAGCACCACAccgcagcaacagcaacagcagcagcaacaacagctGCAGTCCCAGCAACTCCAGCAGCAGCATGTCCTGCAGGGGGTGGAGCAGAAGGCAGCGCTGGCGGGGCAGGTGCCAGTGTCGTCAGCTCAGAGTCTGGCCTTCATGACGGGCAAACCAGGGGCAGGGGGTGTGGCGGCACACTTCTCCCCCTTCCTGAAGCAGCAAGTGGGGCACCACAGTGGGGCTGGGGCCGGGACAGCGGGGGGGGCCACGGGAAAGCCACTGAGTGTGCACCTGTTGAACCAGGGGGGCAGCATTGTGATCCCTGCCTCGCAGGCCATGCTGGGGGGGCAGAACCACCAGTTCCTGCTGCCTGGCCAGCTGCCCCACTTGCAGACTGGGGGGCAGATCCTGACCCAGCACCCTGGTGGCCACATCATCACCAGCCAGGGTCCAGGCGGCCAGCTAATTGCCAACCAAATACTCACCGCCAACCACAACCTCAACTTGGGCCAGGTGCTCGCCTCCCAGGGTTCCTCAGGCACTGCCCACATCCTGTCCGGCCCTATCCAGCTGCACCAGGCTGGGCACCAGGTTGGGCACCACACCCTGTTCCAGATGCCCGTCTCCCTGGCGCAGGCGCAGTCGACGCAGACCCACCATGCCCATGGCCCCGCCCACGGCCATACCCATGCCCAGACTGTCATCCAGGGCATGATCCCCAACTCTCTCACCATGCTGAGCCAGGTTGAAGGGCTGGGGACTTCCATTAGTCTTCAGGCCCCTCCACAGCAGACTGGAGGCCTGCCCAGTAACAATAGTGGCAGCAACAGTGTGGGGGGTGCAGTAGTTGCTCACTGCCAGCAGGTGGACTCTATAGCTGTCCTGGGGGGCAGCAGCGCAGACCCCACCTCCCACGTCCCTCCCGCCCCTCCTGCTCCGCCCCCAccacttcctcctcctccttccatCCTCACAGTCCAGACTGCCCCCTCCGTCTCCATCGCCgtgtccctctcctcctcctccccttctCCAGTCACCCTCCTGgctccttcctcctcctcttccgcCACCACTGTCTCCTCTGTCCTGTCCTCCTCCTCTATCTCTGCACTGCCCTCCCATGTGGCCCCCCACCACAGCCCAGGGAAGCTGGTGCTCTCCTCCCAGCCCCACGGCATGCTGCTCACCCCTGAGTCTCTGCAGATGTTCCTACAGCAGgtcagtctctttctctctctgtttatttctgttgttGTGTCTGTCTCGGCCTGTTGGAAATCCTCCCCAGCTTTTGCTGAGAGGTCTGGGCAGTGCAAGACTGTGGGTGTGTCTTGTGTCTATGTATGAGTCTATGTGCATGTGAATGAGatttaaattgtaaatcatGACTACCATTTTTTGCACAGGGATCTCAGTCATTTAAAAAACCTGATCTGTTCTGTAACTATTTTACCCCGCCCCCCCAACTTCTACTCCCTTATTGGACTAAACCCCACCCTCCCCATCAGGAACAGCAGCACCAATCAGAGAATGCCCTGCCCCCTTCTGGGTGTGTCCCTGCATCTGTCATCGTCAGCAGTTCTGCTGGTCCTGCCCCCACGGGCCGTGACAGCCTATCAGCGGAGGCCAGGACAGGACAGAGCTCCACTCCCTCCCTCGGCCCCACCCACAATGCATCAGTGGTGTACCAGGTAGACATGCCCCCTCCCTTAAGCCCCTCCCACCTGCTACTGCAACTGCTGCTAACAATGCTGCTCCTAGCagtgctctctttctctctcaacccccccccccccacacacacacacacacacacacacacttctggcAGAAGTTGTCTATCAATAGTTCCTGTTCCTCTTCCTGACCGTGCTGTACACCACTCTTTCCTTCCCTCCCTGTAATAAATAGTAGTGCTATACACTCCCTATTCCACTcttcatccctctctccttttctttgCCACATCCTACTCTCTCTGCATCTGCCTGCCTGTCAGTGCAtctttcatgtgtgtgtgcgcaccgATGCACCCAGCTGTAACTCACATCTTCTGTCCATActgcggtgtgtgtgtgagtgaaacaTTGTGGTTTTCATATTATGGCTGCTGGAGTCTCGGTGTTAAAATCCAAAAGAGATCTATAGTctttttgtgtatgtatatttatatataaggaAATCTGGAGAGCAAGGTGGAACTTCCTTGCCATGaagatgataataatgatgagTACATGACACCAGCCACAAAATGTAACAGGCTCTGACAAGGACCTTTCCCTCCAGGAGGAAGCGTGGCTTTGGAGTcctagaaagagagagatatagagaaaTTATTGTAGCTGCTGTGCCACGATGTTCATCAATACAGAATCTACGCATTATACACAATATACCCCACCCTccattcctctctccctccctctatcACTTTCAtcttctttctctccccctacatctgttttgttcttctcacttcctccatctcctcctctgTCTCTTAAATACTGCCCGCTCTCTATACGTGTCTCTGCCTCAACCCCAGCACCCCCCCCTTCCTTTTCCCTCCTTCTGTAACCCAGCTTTTCCATCTATCCCTCTTTCTATATTACCCacactctttttctctctccttgcAGTTGCTGGTTTTGGTCCCTCCATCCCTAAATTACCCCCCCACTGTCCACTCCCCCACTAAGAATATCCCACCCAAGGTCCCCTGGCACCACTCTTGCCCGCTAACCCCCCTCCCACCCCTTCCCAGGAGAATGTATAATCTCTTACCATACAGAGGAACAGCCTTAGGTGTATGGTGGAAAGATACTGTACTCCAATGTTGAAATGTGACCTGGTAACACAATGCCAAGCACAAAGTGGAGCAGGCTCCAACACAGCAGTAACACTGTGCTCTTGCTTGTGGGGGTGGtgggcttgtttttttttctgctttgcgtgtgtctgtctgagagGGTACATGCGTGGGTATGTCTTACAGTGTGTTTGAGAGCTGTGGGGATGGCAGAAtgcagctctgacaatgttaGTTTCTGCACAGCAGCACCCCctgcaggggtggatgagtaaGTGCCACAGTTAgtgcattttgtatttctttccttctctccctcctcaGATCCCCTCAGCAGGACACCAGCAGCAGGCAAAGATTTTGGGTGCATCCCCACAGCACCCCCTGGGCCATCCCCTCTCCGACAGCCCGCAGCCCTCCCCGCTCCTCCTGGGCCCACAACAGATCCAGTCCCCCCAGCacccccagcagcagcagcagctctccCAGTCACGGCCTCcttcccagccacagcccctgTCCCGCCCCCCATCGCGCTCCTGCACCCCTTCCTCGATGCCCTCCCTCTTCATCATCCACAACCAAATCGGGGGCTCCCCCCAGCACACCCCCCAGCAGCCACAGCAactgcagcagctccagcagcagcagcagcagatccagcagcaacagcagatccagcagcaacagcagctccaGCCGCCCCCTTCCCTCCAAATCCAGGCCCAGGCTCGACCCCCCTCCCAGCCCCCTCCCTTCCAGCACAACCCCCCCCAGCCACCCCTctcctccacccccaccccagcctcctcctcctcaccctccccctctccctccgcCACCTCTGCCTCCTCCCCCAAGCCCCCTCCTCCACCCATGCAGTACCAGTTTGTGGCGCCCCCCCCTACGGCCCTCCCCACCCTGTCCACGGAGCAGCAGCAGACCCTGCAGCGAGTGGGTGCTCAGCTGCAGACCCTGTCGGCCATCCCCCAGCCCTCCCCTCAGCAAAGAGAGCTACTGGACAAACTGCACAAGGTACGTCACatgatgagtgtgtgtgtggatgggtGGAGGGAAGGTTTGCGTTTGTGTgcatctgtctgtatgtgtcagaaagggagggagggtcagtgtgtgtgtgtgtgtgtaggctaGGTGGGTGCTTCTGtgcatgtgcgtgcgtgtgtgtgtgtctgtgtgccactTTCTCTCATTCCtgcttcctctccctccctgacAGATACAGAACAGTATTATCCTGCAAGCCAAGCAACAGGGTCCTCCCCAGCCGCTCTCCTTGTCCAATCAGTTCAGCCCCCAGCAGGATCCGTCCCCTGCTCAGCCTGTGACATCATCAGCGACTGCTGTAGCTCCTGCCCAGCTGGCTTCCCTGCTCCAGCAGACTTCAGTCCTGGTCAAAACTCCGCCCACAGGTCAGACACCCACCCCCAATTGAATAAGACTCTGAGCAAAGACACACCCAGCCATTGTTACAACACCCAATATTACAAAGTGAAAAGTATTGTAATCTCTgcctcttcccctctctctctctgtctgtctctctctctgcagtgccCAGTGAGATGAAGGTACTGTCAGGGACTCCAGTGTCATTGGGGGCCACGGTCAAACAGATCCCCCAACCGGCCCCCCTCACACAAACTGTACAGGTGTGATAAACTTACTAATTGATACACCAACTGAGAGTGTTATGCTGATTGGCTCACACAAATGCATAGTCGCATGGTCACATAGGTTaatgtttgtgtctgtctctctctgtgcagtctAAGCAGGGTGTGATCAGTGCAGGGGGGATGCTGTCCCTGGGAAAGGTGGGGTTACAGATCCAGGTGCTGGGTGGCGGGCTCCCACAAATTGTGACACCCCAGCCCCCTGTCCCCACACAGACGCAGGTGAGCAGGGGCAAGCTTGTGTTACTGTGGTTGTGTAGCATTAACAGTAGTTGTTCTTGTCTTATAAAAGTGTTGTAACAACACAATTGTGACACCCATAGTTATGTGGCAGGATTGCTGTTGTAGTTGTGGATTTGACAGGTTGTAGATGTGTGAGACTGCACTTAGTGGTTTGTTGTAAAGCAGCATGGTCTGGACATTTTGTGTAACTGTATTTGAGTAGTAAATGGCTGACGTTGGTCCCGTAGTTGTGTGATACCCTGTTTGCACTGGCCAAGTTCagctgcacctcagcgtggccgtgCCGTAACTGTGCACCTAAACTATACCCGGCAGCGTTTCCACTCATTGTCGTGAGGtacagctgccctaggaagtgaCTGTGAGACAAGAAAGGTCAAAATGCATCTGGGACACTTGGCactctgggatttagtgttttaaactggaggctgaaataccgctaacataaaagtgcaataaactttgagctgaaatgtttttatgatATCTAACACAGTCTTATAGTACAAGTTATACAAGATATTCAAAAATACAAACtgggacacattgaaacaatatataaaacaaattacatcacttaaaatttcATC
Coding sequences within it:
- the bicra gene encoding BRD4-interacting chromatin-remodeling complex-associated protein isoform X3, yielding MDDEDGRCLLDVICDPEALNDFLHGSETHLDSDDLLDGSADPSSSFFSSSGGHVPEPQATTQLSVSEPPGVASGSVDLDFLEDDDILGGSPSGAGGGGAGGGTGANGSNGTMATSNHEQPCDILQQSLAEANITEQSLQESEELDLGAFGLPTLTQVVQTLPDPTLVTGVGVGGQIYPGSSTAPPINPAQQQQQTPTQGTATSAQDLIGPVLTHPGLQLNKTISVQPFMQQVGLGNVTLQPLSGLQALSNGAQGGHLGAIGQIQVVSQPATVMTINPSGQPILAKAVGGYQLHQAAPDTGSGGGQGGPGGPGTAGLLIQGKTLGSPALNGGSSSSSSSTSSSGNVGGTSSGGLVGFGASALSAGIAAPQQGHIMQNVIIQRTPTPIQPKPAQGGGVGLGIGVGMGMGGVIQQKLYQISPKPQYSTTPQQQQQQQQQQLQSQQLQQQHVLQGVEQKAALAGQVPVSSAQSLAFMTGKPGAGGVAAHFSPFLKQQVGHHSGAGAGTAGGATGKPLSVHLLNQGGSIVIPASQAMLGGQNHQFLLPGQLPHLQTGGQILTQHPGGHIITSQGPGGQLIANQILTANHNLNLGQVLASQGSSGTAHILSGPIQLHQAGHQVGHHTLFQMPVSLAQAQSTQTHHAHGPAHGHTHAQTVIQGMIPNSLTMLSQVEGLGTSISLQAPPQQTGGLPSNNSGSNSVGGAVVAHCQQVDSIAVLGGSSADPTSHVPPAPPAPPPPLPPPPSILTVQTAPSVSIAVSLSSSSPSPVTLLAPSSSSSATTVSSVLSSSSISALPSHVAPHHSPGKLVLSSQPHGMLLTPESLQMFLQQIPSAGHQQQAKILGASPQHPLGHPLSDSPQPSPLLLGPQQIQSPQHPQQQQQLSQSRPPSQPQPLSRPPSRSCTPSSMPSLFIIHNQIGGSPQHTPQQPQQLQQLQQQQQQIQQQQQIQQQQQLQPPPSLQIQAQARPPSQPPPFQHNPPQPPLSSTPTPASSSSPSPSPSATSASSPKPPPPPMQYQFVAPPPTALPTLSTEQQQTLQRVGAQLQTLSAIPQPSPQQRELLDKLHKIQNSIILQAKQQGPPQPLSLSNQFSPQQDPSPAQPVTSSATAVAPAQLASLLQQTSVLVKTPPTVPSEMKVLSGTPVSLGATVKQIPQPAPLTQTVQSKQGVISAGGMLSLGKVGLQIQVLGGGLPQIVTPQPPVPTQTQPASLKRPFSMQPSKEARMLEQLRKQQGSVLHPDYQSPFRSFQDTLTRLLPYHLYQGTASSSHDYQRVDEEFQSVSSQLLKRTQAMLNKYRLLLFEESKRLGPSAEMVMIDRMFIQEEKTALSQDRILAKERPDEYVANSRSLQNVISSTQHPLPTEVSGARPAVTGEQGVPGATQGPPLYTPTKLVIKQGGGGASVSWAMGSGPPPPSLGSSGGQPSSLAPPISSSSSCRPAQVAAGTNSHAGATDNDEDALPQRSKPPIKTYEARRRIGLKLKIKQEAGLSKVVHNTALDPVHTQQPPPPQQQTQAQQSRLAVPTAATTTVIRTPPPSSCSSSSSATAGVATTVAGSSRLHLHPHHHPAAASTTTASVVSSSTAAPPPSSSSSSSFSSSSSSSAAQMNGTLDHQESGVGGPRRPQHPASIPPPSSSSQTTSCRLPLRKTYRENVSPPTRPGVVGGGGAVNPAHLAPPPSSTASIHTSSSFSISPNFSSSSSSFSPPRPGSCSPPPGRTVIASVKLEKRGGGSRGASHSPNPHPHSHPSELGDAVGGIGGGRRGGMSNNARGPGGGGVLIQELEEVEEAFYRGVVKSRHRQQLQRPPRDDRERERHKHGERQRDRDQERERGPALASLPSALTPPPLTPPPLPHHAPPPASHSPLPWDSSLPAKRRKSDSPEMDNASFSSGSPPHDDSLTEHLQSAIDSILNLQQGTVPGVGRSQVSRGAHPHAHPSSAPPPLPPPHHPASSSSYRPPSSSSSSSSSSPLLSQRPHIGGGGGGVGGGGGVGGGGDFTASRGQNGNLVSRTYSR
- the bicra gene encoding BRD4-interacting chromatin-remodeling complex-associated protein isoform X1, yielding MDDEDGRCLLDVICDPEALNDFLHGSETHLDSDDLLDGSADPSSSFFSSSGGHVPEPQATTQLSVSEPPGVASGSVDLDFLEDDDILGGSPSGAGGGGAGGGTGANGSNGTMATSNHEQPCDILQQSLAEANITEQSLQESEELDLGAFGLPTLTQVVQTLPDPTLVTGVGVGGQIYPGSSTAPPINPAQQQQQTPTQGTATSAQDLIGPVLTHPGLQLNKTISVQPFMQQVGLGNVTLQPLSGLQALSNGAQGGHLGAIGQIQVVSQPATVMTINPSGQPILAKAVGGYQLHQAAPDTGSGGGQGGPGGPGTAGLLIQGKTLGSPALNGGSSSSSSSTSSSGNVGGTSSGGLVGFGASALSAGIAAPQQGHIMQNVIIQRTPTPIQPKPAQGGGVGLGIGVGMGMGGVIQQKLYQISPKPQYSTTPQQQQQQQQQQLQSQQLQQQHVLQGVEQKAALAGQVPVSSAQSLAFMTGKPGAGGVAAHFSPFLKQQVGHHSGAGAGTAGGATGKPLSVHLLNQGGSIVIPASQAMLGGQNHQFLLPGQLPHLQTGGQILTQHPGGHIITSQGPGGQLIANQILTANHNLNLGQVLASQGSSGTAHILSGPIQLHQAGHQVGHHTLFQMPVSLAQAQSTQTHHAHGPAHGHTHAQTVIQGMIPNSLTMLSQVEGLGTSISLQAPPQQTGGLPSNNSGSNSVGGAVVAHCQQVDSIAVLGGSSADPTSHVPPAPPAPPPPLPPPPSILTVQTAPSVSIAVSLSSSSPSPVTLLAPSSSSSATTVSSVLSSSSISALPSHVAPHHSPGKLVLSSQPHGMLLTPESLQMFLQQEQQHQSENALPPSGCVPASVIVSSSAGPAPTGRDSLSAEARTGQSSTPSLGPTHNASVVYQIPSAGHQQQAKILGASPQHPLGHPLSDSPQPSPLLLGPQQIQSPQHPQQQQQLSQSRPPSQPQPLSRPPSRSCTPSSMPSLFIIHNQIGGSPQHTPQQPQQLQQLQQQQQQIQQQQQIQQQQQLQPPPSLQIQAQARPPSQPPPFQHNPPQPPLSSTPTPASSSSPSPSPSATSASSPKPPPPPMQYQFVAPPPTALPTLSTEQQQTLQRVGAQLQTLSAIPQPSPQQRELLDKLHKIQNSIILQAKQQGPPQPLSLSNQFSPQQDPSPAQPVTSSATAVAPAQLASLLQQTSVLVKTPPTVPSEMKVLSGTPVSLGATVKQIPQPAPLTQTVQSKQGVISAGGMLSLGKVGLQIQVLGGGLPQIVTPQPPVPTQTQPASLKRPFSMQPSKEARMLEQLRKQQGSVLHPDYQSPFRSFQDTLTRLLPYHLYQGTASSSHDYQRVDEEFQSVSSQLLKRTQAMLNKYRLLLFEESKRLGPSAEMVMIDRMFIQEEKTALSQDRILAKERPDEYVANSRSLQNVISSTQHPLPTEVSGARPAVTGEQGVPGATQGPPLYTPTKLVIKQGGGGASVSWAMGSGPPPPSLGSSGGQPSSLAPPISSSSSCRPAQVAAGTNSHAGATDNDEDALPQRSKPPIKTYEARRRIGLKLKIKQEAGLSKVVHNTALDPVHTQQPPPPQQQTQAQQSRLAVPTAATTTVIRTPPPSSCSSSSSATAGVATTVAGSSRLHLHPHHHPAAASTTTASVVSSSTAAPPPSSSSSSSFSSSSSSSAAQMNGTLDHQESGVGGPRRPQHPASIPPPSSSSQTTSCRLPLRKTYRENVSPPTRPGVVGGGGAVNPAHLAPPPSSTASIHTSSSFSISPNFSSSSSSFSPPRPGSCSPPPGRTVIASVKLEKRGGGSRGASHSPNPHPHSHPSELGDAVGGIGGGRRGGMSNNARGPGGGGVLIQELEEVEEAFYRGVVKSRHRQQLQRPPRDDRERERHKHGERQRDRDQERERGPALASLPSALTPPPLTPPPLPHHAPPPASHSPLPWDSSLPAKRRKSDSPEMDNASFSSGSPPHDDSLTEHLQSAIDSILNLQQGTVPGVGRSQVSRGAHPHAHPSSAPPPLPPPHHPASSSSYRPPSSSSSSSSSSPLLSQRPHIGGGGGGVGGGGGVGGGGDFTASRGQNGNLVSRTYSR